The following proteins are co-located in the Rattus norvegicus strain BN/NHsdMcwi chromosome X, GRCr8, whole genome shotgun sequence genome:
- the Cnga2 gene encoding cyclic nucleotide-gated olfactory channel: MMTEKSNGVKSSPANNHNHHPPPSIKANGKDDHRAGSRPQSVAADDDTSSELQRLAEMDTPRRGRGGFQRIVRLVGVIRDWANKNFREEEPRPDSFLERFRGPELQTVTTHQGDDKGGKDGEGKGTKKKFELFVLDPAGDWYYRWLFVIAMPVLYNWCLLVARACFSDLQRNYFVVWLVLDYFSDTVYIADLIIRLRTGFLEQGLLVKDPKKLRDNYIHTLQFKLDVASIIPTDLIYFAVGIHSPEVRFNRLLHFARMFEFFDRTETRTSYPNIFRISNLVLYILVIIHWNACIYYVISKSIGFGVDTWVYPNITDPEYGYLAREYIYCLYWSTLTLTTIGETPPPVKDEEYLFVIFDFLIGVLIFATIVGNVGSMISNMNATRAEFQAKIDAVKHYMQFRKVSKDMEAKVIKWFDYLWTNKKTVDEREVLKNLPAKLRAEIAINVHLSTLKKVRIFQDCEAGLLVELVLKLRPQVFSPGDYICRKGDIGKEMYIIKEGKLAVVADDGVTQYALLSAGSCFGEISILNIKGSKMGNRRTANIRSLGYSDLFCLSKDDLMEAVTEYPDAKKVLEERGREILMKEGLLDENEVAASMEVDVQEKLEQLETNMDTLYTRFARLLAEYTGAQQKLKQRITVLETKMKQNHEDDYLSDGINTPEPTAAE, from the exons ATGATGACCGAAAAATCCAATGGTGTGAAAAGCTCTCCAGCTAATAACCATAAccatcatcctcctccttctatcAAGGCCAATGGCAAAGATgaccacagggcaggaagcag ACCACAGTCTGTGGCAGCTGATGATGACACTTCCTCAGAACTACAAAGGCTGGCAGAGATGGATACCCCtcggagggggaggggtggcttCCAAAG GATTGTTCGCCTGGTGGGGGTCATCAGGGACTGGGCCAACAAGAATTTCCGTGAAGAGGAACCAAGGCCTGACTCCTTCCTAGAGCGTTTCCGTGGGCCAGAACTCCAGACTGTGACAACCCATCAGGGGGATGACAAAGGCGGCAAGGACGGCGAGGGAAAGGGCACCAA AAAGAAATTTGAACTGTTTGTTTTGGACCCAGCCGGAGACTGGTATTACCGTTGGTTGTTTGTCATTGCCATGCCTGTTCTTTACAACTGGTGCCTGTTGGTGGCCAG AGCCTGCTTCAGTGATCTACAGAGAAACTATTTTGTGGTATGGCTGGTGCTGGACTACTTCTCAGACACTGTCTATATCGCAGACCTCATCATTCGGCTGCGCACAG GCTTCCTAGAACAGGGGCTCTTGGTCAAAGATCCCAAGAAATTGCGAGACAACTATATTCACACTTTGCAGTTCAAATTGGATGTGGCTTCTATCATTCCCACTGACCTTATCTATTTTGCTGTGGGTATCCACAGCCCTGAGGTACGCTTCAACCGTCTATTACACTTTGCCCGTATGTTTGAGTTCTTTGACCGCACTGAGACACGCACCAGCTACCCCAACATCTTCCGAATCAGCAATCTGGTCCTTTACATCTTGGTCATCATCCACTGGAATGCTTGTATTTATTATGTTATTTCTAAGTCCATTGGCTTTGGAGTTGACACCTGGGTTTACCCCAACATTACTGACCCTGAATATGGCTACCTGGCTAGAGAGTACATTTACTGTCTTTACTGGTCCACACTGACCCTCACCACCATTGGAGAGACACCACCCCCTGTAAAGGATGAGGAGTACCTATTTGTCATCTTTGACTTCTTGATTGGTGTCCTCATCTTTGCCACTATTGTGGGAAATGTGGGCTCCATGATCTCCAACATGAATGCCACACGAgcagagttccaggccaagaTTGATGCTGTCAAACACTACATGCAGTTCCGAAAGGTCAGCAAAGACATGGAAGCCAAGGTCATCAAATGGTTTGACTACTTGTGGACCAATAAGAAGACAGTAGATGAACGAGAAGTCCTCAAGAACCTGCCAGCAAAGCTCAGGGCTGAGATAGCCATTAATGTTCACTTGTCCACTCTGAAGAAAGTGCGCATATTCCAGGATTGTGAAGCTGGCCTACTGGTGGAACTGGTACTGAAGCTTCGTCCTCAGGTCTTTAGTCCTGGAGATTATATTTGCCGTAAGGGGGACATTGGCAAGGAAATGTACATCATCAAGGAGGGCAAGTTGGCAGTGGTAGCTGATGATGGCGTGACTCAGTATGCCTTGCTCTCAGCTGGGAGCTGCTTTGGTGAGATTAGTATCCTTAACATTAAGGGTAGCAAAATGGGCAATCGACGTACTGCTAATATCCGTAGCCTGGGCTACTCAGATCTCTTCTGCTTGTCCAAGGACGATCTTATGGAAGCTGTAACTGAGtatcctgatgccaagaaggtcCTGGAGGAACGGGGTAGGGAGATCCTGATGAAGGAAGGTCTACTGGATGAGAATGAAGTGGCAGCTAGTATGGAGGTAGATGTTCAGGAGAAGCTGGAACAGTTGGAGACAAACATGGATACCTTGTACACTCGCTTTGCCCGCCTGCTGGCTGAGTACACTGGGGCCCAGCAGAAGCTCAAGCAACGCATCACAGTGCTAGAGACCAAGATGAAACAGAACCATGAGGATGATTATCTATCAGATGGGATAAACACTCCTGAGCCAACTGCTGCTGAATAA